The sequence below is a genomic window from Desulfovibrio sp. Fe33.
CAAAAGTACTATCTGGATCATCGCCCCGGCGTATGAGTGTACGGCCTTGGCCACGCCTTTGCCCGGCGGCGGTCCTTCGAGCTTGTCGTGAATCTCGTGGGTGGCCTTGGCCAGGAGGAACAGGCCGCCGGTGAGCAGGACCAGGTCGCGTCCCGAGACGATATGGCCGAACACCGAGAAGAGCGGCGCGGTCAGCCCCATGATGGCCGATATGCCCAGCAGGAGCACGATGCGGCTCAACATGGCCAGGCCGATGCCGAGACGCCGCGCCGTGTCCCTGGACGCCTCCGGCAGCTTGTTCGTGACCACCACCACGAAGACGATATTGTCGATGCCGAGCACGATTTCCAGCCCGGACAGGGTTATGAGCGCAATGAGGTTTTCCAGGGTCCACAATCCTTCGAGCATGACGCGTCCTTGGTCGGAGTTTTGATTTCGCCAGTATGAATAAAGCCGGGAGTGAAATCAATCCGCTCAAGCCGGGACGGCCGCGTAAAGCCCGACCCATCCGCCCATGAAGGTCTGTTCGCAGCGGGCGGAGAGTCCTGCTTGCGCAAGGAGCGGGGCCGCGCCGCCATCGTCCATGTAGCGGCGGAAGAGAGCGTGATGGGTACGCCCGGCCAGTCGTTCGACAAGGCGAATGGCCGCGCCCGTGAACAGGGACCGGTCCGGCGCGGGCGGCAGATAGTCGGCAACGAGGATGAGGCCGCCCGGACGGACCACCCGGTGCGCTTCGGCCAGAATGGCGCGGGCGGCGGACAGGGGCTTTTCGTGCAGGGCGAAACTGATCGCCGCGCCGTTGAAGCTGGAATCGGGCAGGGGCAGGATGGCCGCGTCGGCTCGGATGTAGTGCGCGCCCGGGCGTTTTCGCCGGGCCACGGCGAGCATATGCGGGGAGAGGTCCACGCCGGTAACGGCCAGCCCGAGCCGAAGAGCCTGCGCCGCCATCAGCCCGGTGCCGCAGCACAGGTCCAGGATGGAGCCTCCGCATGGCGCGAGCCTTTGGGCCATGGCCCGATGGACGGGAAGCAGGGCCGGGCCCACGACAGGGTCGTACAGGGTGGCGATGGAACCGTATTCATCCATGCCGCGCACGATAGCATTCCCGGCGTCACGCGTCACCCGTCCCGTAAAGGCGCGGGGAAGGCGCAGGCGGCGTCCCTCGAACGAAAAGCCCCCGGAAGAGTGTTCGCGGGGGCTTTTCGCCCGGTGGAAGCCGGGGCTTATGGGCAGGGAATTCCGGCGCGGAGCTACGGCTTGATGTACCTGAAACCCTTGTTCTGCAATTCCACGAGCTCCACGATACCGGCAGGCACGACGACGCACTCGGGGCAAAGCTGCTCCGGGGCGATCTCGAAGCTCTTCAGGGCGTTGTTGCAGACCTTGATTTCCGCGCCGAGCTGGTGCGCCTCGCTGATTTGCGCGGCATATTCGCCGTCCTTGAGCAGAAGCTGCACGCCCGGCCCGTTGACCACCAGCGACACCGCGGGCTTGGGCCCGGTGAAATGCGCCATGTAGTTCTTGATGTTGTTGAAGGAAATCTTCAACGCCTTCGGATCATGGTCGAAATGAAAAACAACATCGTAGCTCATATGCGTTCCTTGAGTATGTTGAGTGGAGGGGGTTCAAAAGGGGAAATTGGTCTAGATGCGCGTCCGAGCTCCATCCGGACGGCTGTAAGTCTGTACTCCCTTTGCCGGACCTGTCCAGTGTTTAGGGGGAGTGTGGGATGTCCTTCGGGAGATAAGTTGATTTCGCGGGTTAGCTCTTTTCAAGTTCCTGTTAGCTTCCGTCTGTGAGCAAGGTCTCCGATACCTTGGCGGGGCAAATTCGTTTTGCCGCTTCAAAGGCGGCTTCTTCCGTCTTTTTGCTTATGACGGCTTGCTTTCCGCTAAAACTGTCCGAGGCCGGGGCGTCGCTTCGGATGGGTTTTCCGTTAGCCGATAGCTGCACATGCCTGATGATGAAACGGCATCCATCAACCATGAACGGCGTCTCCTCGGTAGATGCATAGACCTTGGCCATTCGTTCCTGCGCCTCTTTCGTAAGGTAGACGATGACGGCATAACTATACCCCTCTTTGGAGGGGCGGTGCCAAGCCTCGCCACGCAAACGCCATATTTCGATTTTGGTTACGTCGGAGCAGGAGAGCGGCAGGATGGACTGCGCCCAGGCGTTGAGGGGCAGCAACAGGACAATGCTCAAGAGGATGGCTGAACGTCTCAATGTAACCTCAAAGGGAACCTTCTTACAGGCCTCTCAAAACAAAGCGGTCACGACGAACCGCCGTAACCGCTTTAAATTTTGGCGCGCCAGGTAGGATTCGAACCCACGGCCGTCGGCTTAGAAGGCCGATGCTCTATCCACCTGAGCTACTGGCGCGTGGGACATTCCATAATCAAGGGGAGCGGCTGAGGTCAAGGATATTCCTTTGGGGCGTTTGCCGCTGATCTCGGGCTGTAGCCGTTTTGGCGGCGGTTTCCGGGGCGCGGGTCAGTCTGTGGCGATCTCTTCCCAGAGAAGTTCCATGATCTGCGACTTGATGCGCGAGAATTCTGGGGTCAGCGAGGCCTTGTGGTCCCGGGGGCGCGGGATGTCCACGGGGACGCGCGCCTTGAGGCGGCCCGGCCTTCTGGACATGATGTAGACGTTGTCGGCCAGCAGGATGGCCTCGTCGATGTCGTGCGTGATGAACAGGATGGTGCTCGACTCCTGGCGCCAGACCTTCAGCAGCAGCTCTTGGAGCAGCAGGCGGGTCTGGGCGTCCAGCGCGCCGAACGGCTCGTCCATGAGCAGCATGGCCGGTTTGTTGGCCAGCACGCGGGCGATGGCCACGCGCTGCTTCATGCCGCCGGATAGTTCCTTGGGCAGGGAATTCTCGAATCCGGCCAGCCCGACCATTTCGATATAGCGGCGGGCGGTCGCGGCGCGTTCGGCCGTGGGCACCCCCTTGAGGCGCAGGCCGAATTCCACGTTCTTCTGCACGGTCAACCAGGGGAAAAGCGTGTAGGACTGGAAAACCATGCCCCGGTCCGCGCCGGGGCCGGTGATGGGGCTGCCTTCGAGCGTGGCTTGGCCCGAAGAGGCCAGCTCAAGTCCGGCCACGATGTTCAGCAGCGTGGACTTGCCGCAGCCGCTCGGACCGACGATAACCGCCAATTCGCCCCGGTCCACGGTCAGGTTGATGTCCTCAAGCGCGGTCACGGGCCCCTTGCCGGAGTCGAAGACCTTGCCCAGATTGTCTATGGAGAGCATGGTCATTGCTTGTCGCTCCAGGGGGTTATGATGCGCCCGAGCAGTTTGAAGAAATAGTCGGTCAAGAGGCCGAGCACGCCGATGATGATGAGACCGGCGAAAATCCGGTCGATGGCCAGGAATCGCTGGGCGCGCAGGATCATGTAGCCCAGGCCCGAGTTTGCGGCCACCAGTTCGGCCACCACCAGATAGGTCCAGGCCCAGCCCACGGTGATGCGCAGGTCGTCCATGATGCCCGGCAGCGCGCCGGGAAACAGGACCAGCCGGTAGGTCTGCGCCCGGTTGGCCCCGAGGGTGGCCGCGGCCCGGCTCAGGTCGGCGGGCACGGAGGCCACGCTGTCCGCGACCATCAGGACCAGTTGGAAAAAGGTGCCAAGGAAGATGATCGCGAACTTCTGGGCGTCGCCGATGCCGAAATAGAGCAGGGTGAGCGGAACCAGGGCGACCACCGGCAGGTAGCGGGCGAACTCCATGACCGGGGCGATCATGTGCGAAGCCCGGCGCGACGTGCCGATGAGCAGTCCCAAGGGCACGGCGGTCACGGCTGCCAGGGACCAGCCGACCATGACCCGGTAGAGGCTGTCCCAGGTGTAGGAAAAGAGGATGCCTTCCTCGAACATTTCCCCGAAGGACAGAAAAACCTTGTGCGGCGGCGGCAGGAACAGCGGCTTGACCGAACCCGTGTAGGCCAGAGCGGCCCAGATGCAGAAGACGGCGGACAGGGACGCGGCCGCCAGCCACGCCCCTTTTCCCGCCGGATATTTTTGTCGCATGTTAATCGGCGTTGACGTAGTCGGAGCTGATGAGCTTGTCCACGCTCACGTCCTTGGTGATGATTCCCTTGGACTTCCAGAAGGATATGGCGCGATCGGCTACTTCGTAGATGCTGTTGGCCGTGGCCTTGTCGAAGAAGACCTTGTTGTCGTCCCTGCCGAGGAAGGTCACGCCCGCGGCCATGTCGGCCATTTCCTGGGTGTCGAGGCCCATGGCCTTGGCCATGATTTCATTGCCCTTGTCCGGGTTCTGCACATACCAGTCGATGGCTTCGTTCCAGCATTTGGTCATCTTGGCCGGGACTTCGGGGTGCTTCGCGACGTAGTCGGCGTTGAGCACGAAGACGTCAACGATGGTCTTGGGCATGTCCTTGGAGGAAACGAGCACGTGGCCGCCCTCGCGCTGGCCCGCGTTGGCCAGCCAGGGCTCCCAGGTCACGGCGGCGTCGATGCGTCCGGCCACGAAGGCCGCGCCTGCGTCCGAAGCGCCCATCTCCATGATGTTGATATCCTTTTCGTCCACGCCGTATTTGTCCAGGATGGACAGGAAGAAGAAGTAGGAGGTGGAGGACTTGTCCATGCCCACGGTCTTGCCCTTGAGGTCGGCCACGGTCTTGACCTCGCCCGAGGCGACCACGCCGTCGCCGCCCGAGGATTCGTCCATGCCGAAGACCACGACCTCGGGAGTGCCCTTGGCGTAGTGGATGACCTCGCGGTCGAGCACGTTGCCCAGGCCGTCGATGTTGCCGGAGGCCAGCGCGGCGGCGTACTGGGCCTCGTCCTCGATGATGACGATGTCGACGTCCAGGCCTTCCTTGTCGAAGCAGCCGAGTTCCTTCGCAATATAGAGCGGGCCGTAGCCGACCCAGGTGGCGTGGGCAACCTTGACGGGTGTGCCGGCGAAGGCTGTGGAAGCACAGAGAACAAGTGCGCAGGCCAACAGGACGATGCGTTTCATGATATCCCCCTCCAGGGCTTTTGGAATGAAAAATTCTATCGACCGTACACCGCCGGACCCCTCCGCGCGCGTATCAGTCCGGATTTTCGGCAATCCGCATTTTGTCACCTGATAGTTCACTTCCGTTCCACGTGCAACAATTTCGATCATCAAACGCCGGTTAGGACTGGTGGAATGCCTCGGAAATCACGATTTTCGCATTTTCGGCAAAATCTTTACGGCGAACGCGGCTAGCGGATTTCCCAGTCCTGCACGTCTCCGTCTTCAAGGACGAAAAGGGGGTGGGGCGCCGGGTGCTGGCCGTGCAAGTCGTTGAAGCGGTCCGGGGCGCGCCGCCGGAGCTTGTCGAGCAGGTGGAGCCATTCGTAGCCGAGCTGGCCGGTGGTTTCGCGGATGGGGGCCGCTGCGGCGCGCTCGTCGATCTTGGAGGCG
It includes:
- a CDS encoding DsrE family protein produces the protein MSYDVVFHFDHDPKALKISFNNIKNYMAHFTGPKPAVSLVVNGPGVQLLLKDGEYAAQISEAHQLGAEIKVCNNALKSFEIAPEQLCPECVVVPAGIVELVELQNKGFRYIKP
- a CDS encoding ABC transporter permease, producing MRQKYPAGKGAWLAAASLSAVFCIWAALAYTGSVKPLFLPPPHKVFLSFGEMFEEGILFSYTWDSLYRVMVGWSLAAVTAVPLGLLIGTSRRASHMIAPVMEFARYLPVVALVPLTLLYFGIGDAQKFAIIFLGTFFQLVLMVADSVASVPADLSRAAATLGANRAQTYRLVLFPGALPGIMDDLRITVGWAWTYLVVAELVAANSGLGYMILRAQRFLAIDRIFAGLIIIGVLGLLTDYFFKLLGRIITPWSDKQ
- a CDS encoding ABC transporter ATP-binding protein — translated: MTMLSIDNLGKVFDSGKGPVTALEDINLTVDRGELAVIVGPSGCGKSTLLNIVAGLELASSGQATLEGSPITGPGADRGMVFQSYTLFPWLTVQKNVEFGLRLKGVPTAERAATARRYIEMVGLAGFENSLPKELSGGMKQRVAIARVLANKPAMLLMDEPFGALDAQTRLLLQELLLKVWRQESSTILFITHDIDEAILLADNVYIMSRRPGRLKARVPVDIPRPRDHKASLTPEFSRIKSQIMELLWEEIATD
- a CDS encoding class I SAM-dependent methyltransferase, with the translated sequence MDEYGSIATLYDPVVGPALLPVHRAMAQRLAPCGGSILDLCCGTGLMAAQALRLGLAVTGVDLSPHMLAVARRKRPGAHYIRADAAILPLPDSSFNGAAISFALHEKPLSAARAILAEAHRVVRPGGLILVADYLPPAPDRSLFTGAAIRLVERLAGRTHHALFRRYMDDGGAAPLLAQAGLSARCEQTFMGGWVGLYAAVPA
- a CDS encoding TerC family protein, with translation MLEGLWTLENLIALITLSGLEIVLGIDNIVFVVVVTNKLPEASRDTARRLGIGLAMLSRIVLLLGISAIMGLTAPLFSVFGHIVSGRDLVLLTGGLFLLAKATHEIHDKLEGPPPGKGVAKAVHSYAGAMIQIVLLDVVFSLDSVITAVGMAQHLTVMIAAIVLAVGVMLLFAGPVSDFVSAHPTVQMLAFSFLLLVGIFLMAEGMHKHIDRGYIYFAMAFSLFVEFLNLKVRKRRKAASGS
- a CDS encoding ABC transporter substrate-binding protein — translated: MKRIVLLACALVLCASTAFAGTPVKVAHATWVGYGPLYIAKELGCFDKEGLDVDIVIIEDEAQYAAALASGNIDGLGNVLDREVIHYAKGTPEVVVFGMDESSGGDGVVASGEVKTVADLKGKTVGMDKSSTSYFFFLSILDKYGVDEKDINIMEMGASDAGAAFVAGRIDAAVTWEPWLANAGQREGGHVLVSSKDMPKTIVDVFVLNADYVAKHPEVPAKMTKCWNEAIDWYVQNPDKGNEIMAKAMGLDTQEMADMAAGVTFLGRDDNKVFFDKATANSIYEVADRAISFWKSKGIITKDVSVDKLISSDYVNAD